The proteins below come from a single Eucalyptus grandis isolate ANBG69807.140 chromosome 3, ASM1654582v1, whole genome shotgun sequence genomic window:
- the LOC104438607 gene encoding bifunctional purple acid phosphatase 26: MIGTVTSRPSWFVQVIFAAITFVSYGARVYGGITSTFVRSEWPSVDIPLDNEVFAVPKGHNAPQQVHITQGDYDGKAVIVSWVTTDAPVLSVVHFGTSPGRYTLSAEGTATNYTFHNYKSGYVHHCLLEGLKYDTKYYYKIGEGDSSREFSFQTPPKIGPDAPYKFGIIGDLGQTYNSLSTLEHYMHSGAQAVLFVGDLSYADRYQYNDVGLRWDTWGRFIEKIAAYQPWLWAAGNHEIEYMPYMGEVIPFKSYLYRYATPYLASKSTSPLWYAVRRASAHIIVLSSYSPFVKYTPQWMWLREELKRVDREKTPWLIVLMHVPIYNSNDAHFMEGESMRSVFERWFVRNKVDVIFAGHVHAYERSYRISNIHYNVSTGDRYPIPDESAPVYITVGDGGNQEGLAGRFRDPQPDYSAFREASYGHSTLEIKNRTHALYHWNRNDDGRKVATDSFVLQNQYWATNGRRRRLKKKHYLTSLVGQIATY; the protein is encoded by the exons ATGATAGGCACTGTTACTAGCAGGCCTTCCTGGTTCGTCCAAGTTATTTTTGCAGCAATCACCTTCGTGAGCTATGGGGCCAGAGTATATGGTGGCATCACAAGTACGTTTGTCAGATCAGAGTGGCCGTCTGTTGACATTCCTTTGGATAATGAAGTCTTTGCAGTCCCCAAGGGTCACAATGCACCACAACAA GTGCATATCACACAAGGCGATTATGATGGGAAGGCTGTCATTGTATCGTGGGTGACCACTGACGCGCCTGTTTTGAGTGTAGTTCACTTTGGAACATCTCCGGGAAGATACACTCTTTCTGCTGAAGGGACGGCGACAAACTACACCTTTCATAATTACAAGTCCGGTTACGTACATCACTGTCTACTTGAGGGCCTCAAG TATGACACCAAGTACTATTACAAGATTGGAGAGGGTGATTCTTCCCgagaattttcatttcaaacacCCCCAAAGATTGGTCCGGATGCTCCATACAAATTTGGTATCATTG GTGATCTGGGGCAGACTTACAATTCACTATCCACTCTTGAGCATTATATGCACAGTGGAGCTCAGGCTGTGTTATTTGTCGGGGATCTTTCTTATGCTGATAGGTATCAGTACAATGATGTTGGCTTAAGGTGGGATACATGGGGGCgctttattgaaaaaattgctGCGTATCAACCGTGGCTCTGGGCTGCTGGGAATCATGAGATTGAGTACATGCCCTACATG GGAGAAGTTATTCCTTTCAAGTCATACCTTTATCGGTATGCTACCCCTTATTTGGCATCCAAAAGCACCAGTCCTCTTTGGTACGCTGTCAGACGTGCATCTGCCCATATTATTGTGCTGTCAAGCTATTCCCCCTTTG TGAAATACACACCACAATGGATGTGGCTAAGAGAAGAACTCAAAAGGGTGGATAGGGAGAAGACCCCTTGGCTCATTGTACTGATGCATGTTCCAATCTACAATAGCAATGATGCTCACTTCATGGAGGGTGAGAGTATGAGATCAGTATTCGAGAGGtggtttgtccgaaacaaaGTGGATGTTATTTTTGCTGGTCACGTCCATGCTTATGAAAGATCG TATCGGATCTCAAATATACATTACAATGTGTCGACTGGTGATCGTTACCCCATCCCAGACGAGTCAGCTCCTGTCTACATTACTGTTGGAGATGGAGGCAATCAGGAAGGTCTTGCTGGAAG GTTTAGAGATCCGCAGCCAGATTATTCTGCATTCAGAGAAGCCAGTTATGGTCATTCAACACTGGAAATAAAAAACAGAACACATGCACTCTACCACTGGAACCGAAATGATGATGGCAGAAAGGTGGCAACAGACTCCTTTGTCCTCCAGAATCAATATTG
- the LOC104438609 gene encoding KIN17-like protein — MGKNEFLTPKAIANRIKAKGLQKLRWYCQMCQKQCRDENGFKCHCMSESHQRQMQIFGQNPHRIVEGYSEEFEDSFLEHMRRSHRFSRVAATVVYNEYIHDRSHVHMNSTQWATLTEFVKYLGRTGKCKVEETPKGWFMTYVDRDSETLFKERQKNKRIKADLVDEEKQEKEIMKQIERAGQLLPAAAAPANGTGPELPREVNLENGVKIGFSLAKQPELKERGESSKLVFEETENDRGGKRKGGPGGEPKKSMTKSALEELMKEEEKKKERINRKDYWLCEAIVVKVMSKALADKGYYKQKGVVRKVIDKYVGEIEMLENKHVLRVDQEELETVIPQIGGLVRIVNGAYRGSTARLLGINTEKFCAKVQIEKGVYDGRVIPAVEYEDICKLA; from the coding sequence ATGGGGAAGAACGAGTTCCTGACGCCCAAGGCGATCGCGAACCGGATCAAGGCGAAGGGCCTGCAGAAGCTGCGGTGGTACTGCCAGATGTGCCAGAAGCAGTGCCGCGACGAGAACGGCTTCAAGTGCCACTGCATGAGCGAGAGCCACCAGCGGCAGATGCAGATCTTCGGCCAGAACCCCCACCGCATCGTCGAAGGCTACTCCGAGGAGTTCGAGGACTCCTTCCTCGAGCACATGCGCCGCAGCCACCGCTTCAGCCGCGTCGCCGCCACCGTCGTCTACAACGAGTACATCCACGACCGCAGCCACGTCCACATGAACTCCACCCAGTGGGCCACCCTCACCGAGTTCGTCAAGTACCTCGGTCGCACCGGCAAGTGCAAGGTCGAGGAGACCCCCAAGGGCTGGTTCATGACCTACGTCGATCGCGATAGCGAGACCCTGTTCAAGGAGAGGCAGAAGAATAAGAGGATCAAGGCGGACCTGGTGGATGAGGAGAAGCAGGAGAAGGAGATAATGAAGCAGATCGAGAGGGCCGGGCAGTTGTTGCCGGCTGCCGCTGCGCCGGCGAACGGGACAGGGCCCGAACTGCCGAGGGAGGTGAATTTGGAGAACGGCGTGAAGATAGGGTTCTCGCTCGCGAAACAGCCGGAGCTtaaagagagaggggagagttCCAAGTTGGTTTTCGAGGAGACAGAGAACGATCGGGGCGGGAAAAGGAAGGGTGGTCCGGGTGGCGAGCCGAAGAAGAGCATGACGAAGTCTGCACTCGAGGAGTTGatgaaggaagaggagaagaagaaggagcggATTAATAGGAAGGACTATTGGTTGTGTGAAGCCATTGTTGTGAAGGTGATGAGCAAGGCACTGGCTGATAAAGGGTATTATAAGCAGAAGGGCGTTGTTCGAAAGGTGATCGATAAGTATGTGGGCGAGATCGAGATGCTCGAGAACAAGCACGTGTTGAGGGTGGACCAGGAGGAGTTGGAGACCGTGATTCCGCAAATCGGGGGCTTGGTGAGGATCGTGAATGGCGCATATCGAGGCTCGACTGCAAGGTTGCTGGGGATTAATACGGAGAAATTTTGCGCTAAAGTGCAGATAGAGAAAGGTGTCTATGATGGAAGGGTGATTCCTGCTGTTGAGTATGAAGATATATGTAAACTTGCATAA
- the LOC104438608 gene encoding actin-related protein 2/3 complex subunit 3 → MVYHSSFLDEEGITRACGCPLLPLKSHIKGPAPTSEQDRTDIVDEAITFFRANVFFRNFDIKSAADKLLIYLTFYINVALKRLEGCRTLAEGTKAIINLGLEKVPVPGESGYPFPGLFPLPQSPQEAELFRNYLKQIREETSGRLLSVAYRPNGTPNKWWLAFAKRKFMNIIVP, encoded by the exons ATG GTTTACCATTCAagttttttggatgaggaagggATTACTAGGGCATGTGGGTGTCCATTGCTTCCCTTAAAAAGCCATATAAAGGGCCCAGCTCCAACTTCTGAGCAAG ATAGAACCGATATTGTTGATGAAGCAATCACATTCTTCCGGGCCAATGTTTTCTTTAGGAACTTCGATATAAAGAGTGCTGCGGATAAGCTCCTCATTTATTTGACATTCTACATCAATGTGGCACTAAAGAGGCTAGAGGGCTGCAGAACTTTGGCTGAAGGGACCAAAGCTATCATTAACTTGGGTCTGGAGAAGGTCCCTGTGCCTGGAGAATCCGGTTATCCCTTTCCAGGCCTTTTTCCCTTGCCTCAGTCTCCACAGGAAGCAG AGCTATTCAGGAATTATCTGAAGCAgataagagaagaaacaagCGGAAGACTGTTGAGTGTCGCATATAGACCAAATGGGACTCCAAACAAATGGTGGTTGGCATTTGCAAAGAGGAAGTTCATGAATATCATCGTACCTTGA